A window from Salvia miltiorrhiza cultivar Shanhuang (shh) chromosome 2, IMPLAD_Smil_shh, whole genome shotgun sequence encodes these proteins:
- the LOC131010670 gene encoding DNA-directed RNA polymerase III subunit 1 isoform X3: MRRDQGSMQFTKQPYLEDVGPRKIESLKFSTFSENEILKISEVQVSRGIYYNMNRKPEDSGLLDPHMGPPNKFGKCETCGGNYHNCPGHCGFLTLALPVYNVGFLGAIVDIMKCICKKCSIILLDEKQRQDFLKKMRNPKLEHLKKVELLKNIVKKCNGLAGSKRAVVCPRCGYINGMVKRVQLKIQHDRSKVADSADCSLKECQSALSHTKGNANLSLNLDPKRAYELLKNMRDEDCELLYLDDRPENLMVTNILVPPTAIRPSVFVDGGTQSNENDITERLKYIIQANASLRSEMVEKDSQSNRFMVSWQLLQEEVAQYINSDVRGLTPQPLGNTRRPLSGFVQRLKGKQGRFRGNLSGKRVEYTGRTVISPDPNLKITEVAIPILMARILTYPERVSHHNIEKLRQCVRNGPHKYPGAKFIRTPDGHEISLMYSARKHHADQLKYGCIVNRHLEDGDVVLFNRQPSLHRMSIMSHRARIMPWRTLRFNESVCNPYNADFDGDEMNMHVPQTEEARTEALMLMGVQNNLCTPKNGEILVASTQDFLTSSFLITRKDTFYDRSDFSLMCSYIGDAMDPIDLPTPTLIKPVELWTGKQLFSVLLRPHAKMRVYLNLTVAEKNYGKSRESMCSKDGFVYIRNSELISGQLGKATLGNGNKDGIYSVLLRDYGPHAAATCMNRLAKLSARWIGNHGFSIGINDVQPGYTLTNEKKALLDKEYGHCTNYIRSYTSGSLELLPGCNNAETLEAKISETLNKIRETVASVCMDNLNWRNSPLIMSQCGSKGSPINICQMIACVGQQSVGGHRAPNGFVDRTLPHFVRGAKDPDAKGFVQNSFYTGLSATEFFFHTMGGREGLVDTAVKTADTGYMSRRLMKALEDLSIFYDNTVRNASACIVQFMYGGDAMDPAQMEEKSGLPLNFERLFMKAKATCPATEQKSLTSDEIEEVVKETLERKLLSMTSEGGRSESTPSSDTASKDECLEAFGKSISDFIKKKGPSSVLEKLKLSEGSHSEEDRCYLENVASSISGITQRQLMVFLETCICRYNSKKIEAGTAIGAIGAQSIGEPGTQMTLKTFHFAGVASMNVTLGVPRIKEIINAAKNMKTPIISTYLDVDNSEITAKMVKGRIEKTLLEQVARSIKTSQSSRLASIVVTLDMGRIKEAYLHIDAYSVKESILRTPRMKLKEQHIRVLDEQKLEVILEADKSKLQFELHGLKNKLSKVVVKGISSVERVIVLNEAKEKDTDGSKKLKLVAEGTDLLHVMGTEGVNGNKTESNNIPEVHQVLGIEAARKKIIEEIKYTMSSHGMTIDIRHMMLLADLMTFKVILISSNHKYFMFMTARTCIFCHSSNCSLRSSSRGLDIRALSKHLRSFVFKHEHQTARDVYSTFCVCHFKFCSVFSYDEYCSRHTCDA, from the exons ATGAGGAGAGATCAAGGCAGTATGCAGTTCACCAAGCAGCCATACCTGGAAGACGTTGGTCCTCGAAAGAT AGAAAGCCTTAAGTTCTCTACATTTTCTGAGAATGAAATACTAAAAATTTCTGAAGTTCAAGTTTCACGTGGCATTTATTACAATATGAACAGAAAGCCTGAAGATAGTGGGTTGTTAGACCCTCACATG GGGCCACCAAACAAGTTTGGCAAATGTGAAACATGTGGTGGAAATTATCATAACTGCCCAGGTCATTGTGGATTCTTGACTCTAGCCCTTCCTGTTTATAATGTTGGATTTTTGGGTGCCATTGTGGACATAATGAAGTGCATCTGCAAG AAATGCTCCATAATACTCCTTGACGAAAAACAGCGGCAAGATTTCCTTAAGAAGATGAGAAATCCAAAACTTGAGCATTTGAAGAAGGTTGAGTTACTGAAGAATATAGTGAAAAAGTGTAATGGCTTGGCAGGAAGTAAGCGAGCTGTTGTGTGCCCCAGATGTGGATATATTAATG GTATGGTTAAAAGGGTACAATTGAAAATCCAACATGATCGTTCTAAAGTTGCTGACAGCGCAGACTGTAGCTTGAAGGAATGCCAATCCGCGCTTTCCCACACAAAGGGAAATGCCAATTTGTCTTTAAATCTTGACCCTAAAAGGGCCTACGAGCTACTGAAAAATATGCGTGATGAG GATTGTGAGTTGCTTTATCTAGATGATAGACCTGAAAACCTTATGGTGACTAATATTCTTGTGCCACCAACTGCCATACGACCTTCAGTTTTTGTGGATGGTGGAACACAGAG TAATGAAAATGACATCACTGAGAGGCTAAAATACATCATCCAGGCCAATGCTAGTCTTCGCTCAGAAATGGTGGAAAAAGATTCTCAAAGCAACAGATTCATG GTTAGCTGGCAGCTTCTGCAGGAGGAGGTTGCACAATATATCAATAGCGATGTTCGTGGGTTGACACCGCAACCCCTAGGTAATACTAGGAGGCCATTGAGTGGTTTTGTTCAGCGTCTTAAAGGAAAGCAGGGAAGATTTCGTGGCAATTTATCGGGGAAGCGTGTAGAGTATACTGGCAGGACAGTTATTTCTCCCGATCCAAATTTGAAAATTACTGAG GTTGCTATTCCAATTTTAATGGCTCGGATTTTGACTTATCCTGAACGAGTTTCACATCATAATATTGAGAAATTGCGACAATGTGTTCGCAATGGCCCCCACAAATATCCTGGTGCTAAGTTTATAAGGACACCTGATGGTCATGAGAT ATCATTGATGTATTCTGCTAGGAAGCATCATGCAGATCAGTTGAAGTATGGGTGCATTGTGAATCGTCATCTTGAAGATGGCGATGTGGTTCTATTTAATAGACAACCAAGTCTGCACCGGATGTCAATCATGTCCCATCGG GCAAGGATAATGCCTTGGCGTACTCTGAGATTCAATGAGTCGGTTTGCAACCCATACAATGCAGACTTTGATGGTGATGAGATGAATATGCATGTACCACAAACAGAAGAGGCCCGTACTGAGGCTCTTATGCTAATGGGG GTGCAAAACAATTTGTGCACCCCGAAGAATGGAGAAATCTTGGTTGCATCAACACAGGATTTTCTGACTTCCTCCTTTCTTATAACAAGAAAAGACACATTTTATGACCGCTCGGATTTTTCACTCATGTGTTCTTATATAGGTGATGCTATGGACCCAATTGATTTGCCAACTCCAACATTAATTAAA CCAGTGGAGCTATGGACTGGTAAACAGTTATTCAGTGTGCTATTGCGGCCCCATGCAAAAATGAGAGTATATTTAAATCTTACTGTAGCAGAAAAAAATTATGGGAAGTCCAGAGAAAGTATGTGTTCCAAGGACGGTTTTGTGTATATTCGTAATAGTGAGCTCATCAGCGGGCAGCTTGGGAAGGCCACATTAG GAAATGGGAATAAGGACGGTATTTACTCCGTTCTTCTCAGGGATTATGGTCCCCATGCGGCTGCTACTTGCATGAATCGCTTGGCAAAGTTAAG TGCCCGATGGATAGGAAATCATGGATTTTCAATTGGGATCAATGATGTTCAACCTGGGTATACATTAACCAACGAGAAGAAGGCGCTTCTGGATAAGGAATATGGTCATTGTACCAATTACATAAGGAGCTATACATCTGGAAGCCTGGAGCTGTTACCAGGCTGCAATAATGCTGAGACTCTTGAAGCCAAGATAAGTGAGACACTTAATAAAATTCGAGAAACAGTTGCCAGT GTTTGCATGGATAACTTAAATTGGAGGAACAGCCCTCTAATAATGTCGCAGTGTGGTTCCAAAGGTTCTCCTATTAATATCTGCCAGATGATTGCTTGCGTTGGTCAGCAATCTGTAGGAGGTCATAGAGCTCCCAATGGGTTTGTTGATCGAACACTGCCTCATTTTGTAAGAGGAGCAAAAGATCCAGAT GCTAAGGGTTTCGTTCAGAATTCCTTTTATACTGGTTTATCTGCGACTGAATTTTTTTTCCACACCATGGGGGGCAGAGAAGGTCTTGTGGATACAGCG GTGAAAACAGCTGATACAGGGTACATGTCTCGTAGATTAATGAAGGCTTTGGAGGACCTATctattttttatgataatacaGTGAGAAATGCTAGTGCTTGCATTGTGCAATTTATGTATGGTGGTGATGCTATGGATCCTGCACAGATGGAAGAGAAAAGTGGGCTCCCACTGAACTTTGAAAGATTATTTATGAAAGCCAAG GCTACCTGCCCCGCAACAGAGCAAAAGAGTTTGACTAGTGATGAAATTGAGGAAGTAGTTAAAGAAACACTTGAGAGAAAGCTCTTATCCATGACTTCTGAAGGAGGGCGTTCAGAGTCAACTCCTTCATCAGATACAGCATCTAAAGATGAATGCTTGGAGGCTTTTGGCAAGTCAATTAGCGATTTTATTAAGAAGAAGGGGCCTAGCTCAGTACTCGAGAAGCTGAAATTGAGTGAAGGGAGTCATTCTGAAGAAGATAGATGTTATCTGGAAAATGTTGCCTCTAGTATATCTGGGATAACTCAGCGACAATTAATG GTCTTCCTAGAAACTTGTATCTGTCGTTACAATTCCAAGAAAATTGAAGCTGGAACTGCAATAGGTGCCATTGGAGCTCAGAGTATCGGAGAGCCAGGAACACAGATGACATTGAAAACTTTCCACTTTGCTGGAGTTGCAAGCATGA ATGTTACCCTTGGAGTTCCTAGGATAAAAGAAATCATCAATGCTGCTAAAAATATGAAGACACCAATTATTTCTACATATCTAGATGTTGACAACAGTGAGATAACAGCTAAAATGGTGAAGGGGCGTATTGAGAAAACCCTTCTGGAGCAG GTAGCCCGGAGCATCAAGACTTCACAATCATCGAGGTTGGCATCCATTGTTGTAACACTTGACATGGGCCGAATAAAAGAGGCTTACCTACATATTGATGCTTACTCGGTAAAAGAATCAATTCTACGAACCCCAAGAATGAAACTGAAAGAGCAG CACATTAGAGTATTGGATGAACAAAAACTTGAAGTCATCCTGGAAGCTGATAAAAGTAAACTTCAATTTGAACTCCATGGGCTTAAGAATAAGCTCTCCAAAGTTGTAGTGAAG GGAATCAGCTCTGTCGAACGGGTTATAGTACTAAATGaagcaaaagaaaaagatactgatggatccaaaaaattgaagTTAGTAGCAGAGGG GACTGATCTTTTGCATGTCATGGGCACTGAAGGAGTTAATGGCAACAAGACAGAGAGTAATAACATTCCAGAAGTACACCAGGTACTCGGAATTGAAGCTGCAAGGAAGAAAATAATTGAGGAGATAAAATACACCATGTCAAGCCATGGCATGACAATAGACATACGCCACATGATGCTGCTGGCTGACTTAATGACATTTAAGGTTATTTTGATTTCTTCAAATCATAAATATTTCATGTTTATGACCGCAAGGACATGTATATTTTGTCACTCTAGCAACTGTTCTTTGAGAAGCTCATCTAGAGGTCTAGACATTCGAGCATTGAGCAAGCATCTAAGGTCATTTGTTTTCAAGCATGAACACCAGACTGCCCGAGATGTTTATTCTACTTTTTGTGTTTGTCATTTTAAATTCTGTTCCGTGTTTTCGTATGATGAATATTGTAGTCGTCACACTTGTGatgcataa
- the LOC131010670 gene encoding DNA-directed RNA polymerase III subunit 1 isoform X1, translating into MWNLSRAVLLGPLRLGFSLGTQAELLSRLILRPTPPFARHDSGGQASTRGYSPPRLSHSSRRRALLRPRLPPAGVASRRFSFKGDEERSRQYAVHQAAIPGRRWSSKDGPPNKFGKCETCGGNYHNCPGHCGFLTLALPVYNVGFLGAIVDIMKCICKKCSIILLDEKQRQDFLKKMRNPKLEHLKKVELLKNIVKKCNGLAGSKRAVVCPRCGYINGMVKRVQLKIQHDRSKVADSADCSLKECQSALSHTKGNANLSLNLDPKRAYELLKNMRDEDCELLYLDDRPENLMVTNILVPPTAIRPSVFVDGGTQSNENDITERLKYIIQANASLRSEMVEKDSQSNRFMVSWQLLQEEVAQYINSDVRGLTPQPLGNTRRPLSGFVQRLKGKQGRFRGNLSGKRVEYTGRTVISPDPNLKITEVAIPILMARILTYPERVSHHNIEKLRQCVRNGPHKYPGAKFIRTPDGHEISLMYSARKHHADQLKYGCIVNRHLEDGDVVLFNRQPSLHRMSIMSHRARIMPWRTLRFNESVCNPYNADFDGDEMNMHVPQTEEARTEALMLMGVQNNLCTPKNGEILVASTQDFLTSSFLITRKDTFYDRSDFSLMCSYIGDAMDPIDLPTPTLIKPVELWTGKQLFSVLLRPHAKMRVYLNLTVAEKNYGKSRESMCSKDGFVYIRNSELISGQLGKATLGNGNKDGIYSVLLRDYGPHAAATCMNRLAKLSARWIGNHGFSIGINDVQPGYTLTNEKKALLDKEYGHCTNYIRSYTSGSLELLPGCNNAETLEAKISETLNKIRETVASVCMDNLNWRNSPLIMSQCGSKGSPINICQMIACVGQQSVGGHRAPNGFVDRTLPHFVRGAKDPDAKGFVQNSFYTGLSATEFFFHTMGGREGLVDTAVKTADTGYMSRRLMKALEDLSIFYDNTVRNASACIVQFMYGGDAMDPAQMEEKSGLPLNFERLFMKAKATCPATEQKSLTSDEIEEVVKETLERKLLSMTSEGGRSESTPSSDTASKDECLEAFGKSISDFIKKKGPSSVLEKLKLSEGSHSEEDRCYLENVASSISGITQRQLMVFLETCICRYNSKKIEAGTAIGAIGAQSIGEPGTQMTLKTFHFAGVASMNVTLGVPRIKEIINAAKNMKTPIISTYLDVDNSEITAKMVKGRIEKTLLEQVARSIKTSQSSRLASIVVTLDMGRIKEAYLHIDAYSVKESILRTPRMKLKEQHIRVLDEQKLEVILEADKSKLQFELHGLKNKLSKVVVKGISSVERVIVLNEAKEKDTDGSKKLKLVAEGTDLLHVMGTEGVNGNKTESNNIPEVHQVLGIEAARKKIIEEIKYTMSSHGMTIDIRHMMLLADLMTFKVILISSNHKYFMFMTARTCIFCHSSNCSLRSSSRGLDIRALSKHLRSFVFKHEHQTARDVYSTFCVCHFKFCSVFSYDEYCSRHTCDA; encoded by the exons AGGAGATGAGGAGAGATCAAGGCAGTATGCAGTTCACCAAGCAGCCATACCTGGAAGACGTTGGTCCTCGAAAGAT GGGCCACCAAACAAGTTTGGCAAATGTGAAACATGTGGTGGAAATTATCATAACTGCCCAGGTCATTGTGGATTCTTGACTCTAGCCCTTCCTGTTTATAATGTTGGATTTTTGGGTGCCATTGTGGACATAATGAAGTGCATCTGCAAG AAATGCTCCATAATACTCCTTGACGAAAAACAGCGGCAAGATTTCCTTAAGAAGATGAGAAATCCAAAACTTGAGCATTTGAAGAAGGTTGAGTTACTGAAGAATATAGTGAAAAAGTGTAATGGCTTGGCAGGAAGTAAGCGAGCTGTTGTGTGCCCCAGATGTGGATATATTAATG GTATGGTTAAAAGGGTACAATTGAAAATCCAACATGATCGTTCTAAAGTTGCTGACAGCGCAGACTGTAGCTTGAAGGAATGCCAATCCGCGCTTTCCCACACAAAGGGAAATGCCAATTTGTCTTTAAATCTTGACCCTAAAAGGGCCTACGAGCTACTGAAAAATATGCGTGATGAG GATTGTGAGTTGCTTTATCTAGATGATAGACCTGAAAACCTTATGGTGACTAATATTCTTGTGCCACCAACTGCCATACGACCTTCAGTTTTTGTGGATGGTGGAACACAGAG TAATGAAAATGACATCACTGAGAGGCTAAAATACATCATCCAGGCCAATGCTAGTCTTCGCTCAGAAATGGTGGAAAAAGATTCTCAAAGCAACAGATTCATG GTTAGCTGGCAGCTTCTGCAGGAGGAGGTTGCACAATATATCAATAGCGATGTTCGTGGGTTGACACCGCAACCCCTAGGTAATACTAGGAGGCCATTGAGTGGTTTTGTTCAGCGTCTTAAAGGAAAGCAGGGAAGATTTCGTGGCAATTTATCGGGGAAGCGTGTAGAGTATACTGGCAGGACAGTTATTTCTCCCGATCCAAATTTGAAAATTACTGAG GTTGCTATTCCAATTTTAATGGCTCGGATTTTGACTTATCCTGAACGAGTTTCACATCATAATATTGAGAAATTGCGACAATGTGTTCGCAATGGCCCCCACAAATATCCTGGTGCTAAGTTTATAAGGACACCTGATGGTCATGAGAT ATCATTGATGTATTCTGCTAGGAAGCATCATGCAGATCAGTTGAAGTATGGGTGCATTGTGAATCGTCATCTTGAAGATGGCGATGTGGTTCTATTTAATAGACAACCAAGTCTGCACCGGATGTCAATCATGTCCCATCGG GCAAGGATAATGCCTTGGCGTACTCTGAGATTCAATGAGTCGGTTTGCAACCCATACAATGCAGACTTTGATGGTGATGAGATGAATATGCATGTACCACAAACAGAAGAGGCCCGTACTGAGGCTCTTATGCTAATGGGG GTGCAAAACAATTTGTGCACCCCGAAGAATGGAGAAATCTTGGTTGCATCAACACAGGATTTTCTGACTTCCTCCTTTCTTATAACAAGAAAAGACACATTTTATGACCGCTCGGATTTTTCACTCATGTGTTCTTATATAGGTGATGCTATGGACCCAATTGATTTGCCAACTCCAACATTAATTAAA CCAGTGGAGCTATGGACTGGTAAACAGTTATTCAGTGTGCTATTGCGGCCCCATGCAAAAATGAGAGTATATTTAAATCTTACTGTAGCAGAAAAAAATTATGGGAAGTCCAGAGAAAGTATGTGTTCCAAGGACGGTTTTGTGTATATTCGTAATAGTGAGCTCATCAGCGGGCAGCTTGGGAAGGCCACATTAG GAAATGGGAATAAGGACGGTATTTACTCCGTTCTTCTCAGGGATTATGGTCCCCATGCGGCTGCTACTTGCATGAATCGCTTGGCAAAGTTAAG TGCCCGATGGATAGGAAATCATGGATTTTCAATTGGGATCAATGATGTTCAACCTGGGTATACATTAACCAACGAGAAGAAGGCGCTTCTGGATAAGGAATATGGTCATTGTACCAATTACATAAGGAGCTATACATCTGGAAGCCTGGAGCTGTTACCAGGCTGCAATAATGCTGAGACTCTTGAAGCCAAGATAAGTGAGACACTTAATAAAATTCGAGAAACAGTTGCCAGT GTTTGCATGGATAACTTAAATTGGAGGAACAGCCCTCTAATAATGTCGCAGTGTGGTTCCAAAGGTTCTCCTATTAATATCTGCCAGATGATTGCTTGCGTTGGTCAGCAATCTGTAGGAGGTCATAGAGCTCCCAATGGGTTTGTTGATCGAACACTGCCTCATTTTGTAAGAGGAGCAAAAGATCCAGAT GCTAAGGGTTTCGTTCAGAATTCCTTTTATACTGGTTTATCTGCGACTGAATTTTTTTTCCACACCATGGGGGGCAGAGAAGGTCTTGTGGATACAGCG GTGAAAACAGCTGATACAGGGTACATGTCTCGTAGATTAATGAAGGCTTTGGAGGACCTATctattttttatgataatacaGTGAGAAATGCTAGTGCTTGCATTGTGCAATTTATGTATGGTGGTGATGCTATGGATCCTGCACAGATGGAAGAGAAAAGTGGGCTCCCACTGAACTTTGAAAGATTATTTATGAAAGCCAAG GCTACCTGCCCCGCAACAGAGCAAAAGAGTTTGACTAGTGATGAAATTGAGGAAGTAGTTAAAGAAACACTTGAGAGAAAGCTCTTATCCATGACTTCTGAAGGAGGGCGTTCAGAGTCAACTCCTTCATCAGATACAGCATCTAAAGATGAATGCTTGGAGGCTTTTGGCAAGTCAATTAGCGATTTTATTAAGAAGAAGGGGCCTAGCTCAGTACTCGAGAAGCTGAAATTGAGTGAAGGGAGTCATTCTGAAGAAGATAGATGTTATCTGGAAAATGTTGCCTCTAGTATATCTGGGATAACTCAGCGACAATTAATG GTCTTCCTAGAAACTTGTATCTGTCGTTACAATTCCAAGAAAATTGAAGCTGGAACTGCAATAGGTGCCATTGGAGCTCAGAGTATCGGAGAGCCAGGAACACAGATGACATTGAAAACTTTCCACTTTGCTGGAGTTGCAAGCATGA ATGTTACCCTTGGAGTTCCTAGGATAAAAGAAATCATCAATGCTGCTAAAAATATGAAGACACCAATTATTTCTACATATCTAGATGTTGACAACAGTGAGATAACAGCTAAAATGGTGAAGGGGCGTATTGAGAAAACCCTTCTGGAGCAG GTAGCCCGGAGCATCAAGACTTCACAATCATCGAGGTTGGCATCCATTGTTGTAACACTTGACATGGGCCGAATAAAAGAGGCTTACCTACATATTGATGCTTACTCGGTAAAAGAATCAATTCTACGAACCCCAAGAATGAAACTGAAAGAGCAG CACATTAGAGTATTGGATGAACAAAAACTTGAAGTCATCCTGGAAGCTGATAAAAGTAAACTTCAATTTGAACTCCATGGGCTTAAGAATAAGCTCTCCAAAGTTGTAGTGAAG GGAATCAGCTCTGTCGAACGGGTTATAGTACTAAATGaagcaaaagaaaaagatactgatggatccaaaaaattgaagTTAGTAGCAGAGGG GACTGATCTTTTGCATGTCATGGGCACTGAAGGAGTTAATGGCAACAAGACAGAGAGTAATAACATTCCAGAAGTACACCAGGTACTCGGAATTGAAGCTGCAAGGAAGAAAATAATTGAGGAGATAAAATACACCATGTCAAGCCATGGCATGACAATAGACATACGCCACATGATGCTGCTGGCTGACTTAATGACATTTAAGGTTATTTTGATTTCTTCAAATCATAAATATTTCATGTTTATGACCGCAAGGACATGTATATTTTGTCACTCTAGCAACTGTTCTTTGAGAAGCTCATCTAGAGGTCTAGACATTCGAGCATTGAGCAAGCATCTAAGGTCATTTGTTTTCAAGCATGAACACCAGACTGCCCGAGATGTTTATTCTACTTTTTGTGTTTGTCATTTTAAATTCTGTTCCGTGTTTTCGTATGATGAATATTGTAGTCGTCACACTTGTGatgcataa